In the genome of Ignavibacteria bacterium, one region contains:
- a CDS encoding GNAT family N-acetyltransferase, with the protein MPRILNLEDILIRTEVKPGDIGYIIHLHGDMYKKEYNYGIEFEVYVAEGLVEFYRKYNKEYDKVWICEHQNKIIGFLLSEHRGDAAQFRYFIILPEYRGIGLGNKLMELFLQHIKNKNYKSAYLWTTKELVTASHLYKKYGFELSEEKKSDAFGKFVIEQRYHLHLS; encoded by the coding sequence ATGCCGCGAATATTAAATCTTGAAGACATTTTAATCCGAACCGAAGTGAAACCGGGCGACATTGGTTATATAATTCATCTTCATGGCGACATGTATAAGAAAGAATATAATTACGGAATTGAATTTGAGGTATATGTTGCCGAAGGTCTGGTTGAATTTTATCGCAAATATAACAAAGAGTATGATAAAGTATGGATTTGTGAACATCAGAACAAAATAATCGGATTTCTTCTATCAGAGCATCGGGGTGATGCGGCGCAGTTCAGATATTTCATAATACTTCCCGAATATAGAGGTATTGGCTTGGGGAATAAACTGATGGAGTTATTTTTACAGCACATTAAAAATAAAAATTATAAATCCGCATATCTCTGGACAACCAAAGAACTTGTAACTGCTTCACATCTCTACAAAAAATATGGATTTGAGCTCTCCGAAGAAAAAAAATCAGACGCTTTCGGTAAATTTGTAATAGAGCAGCGTTATCATCTGCATCTAAGTTAA
- a CDS encoding CHAD domain-containing protein has product MLKKKKQEKYFNRHWEAMFTHLYNFCVAENPEELHKLRVEIKKLEALFMLLKECSWNNYDDKRFRKKFMSVKKIFKNAGRIRNAHINLQLLDKFKTENSDFKDKQKTILQEQSSKFCNDMIFYADKISKNHKSLMKLLYDAESKKILDLYKKQLKKINKIFKSYKKPAELHKSRKNIKQLLYVYSILNKPFIKKIKLNAKYFDNLQEIIGKWHDTEITIDLLTSTGFSDSAVMNDLKKQSKDYIKKIDSNTVNFLKKAVL; this is encoded by the coding sequence ATGCTGAAAAAGAAAAAGCAAGAAAAATATTTTAATAGACATTGGGAGGCGATGTTTACTCATTTATATAATTTTTGTGTTGCTGAAAATCCTGAGGAACTTCATAAACTCAGAGTTGAAATAAAAAAATTGGAAGCTCTATTTATGCTTTTAAAAGAATGCAGCTGGAATAATTATGATGATAAAAGATTCAGAAAAAAATTTATGTCTGTAAAAAAGATTTTTAAAAATGCAGGAAGGATAAGAAATGCACATATAAATCTTCAGTTGCTCGATAAATTTAAGACCGAAAATTCTGATTTCAAAGATAAACAAAAGACAATTTTACAAGAACAATCGAGTAAATTTTGCAATGATATGATTTTTTATGCAGATAAAATTAGCAAAAATCATAAATCATTGATGAAATTACTATATGATGCTGAAAGCAAAAAGATTTTGGATTTATATAAAAAACAGTTGAAAAAAATAAATAAAATTTTCAAAAGCTATAAGAAACCGGCAGAGTTACATAAATCAAGGAAAAACATAAAACAATTGCTTTATGTTTATTCGATTTTAAATAAACCGTTTATAAAAAAAATTAAACTGAATGCCAAATATTTTGATAATCTGCAGGAGATTATTGGTAAATGGCACGATACTGAAATCACTATTGATTTATTAACTTCAACCGGGTTTTCAGATTCAGCTGTGATGAATGATTTAAAGAAACAGAGTAAGGATTATATTAAAAAAATAGATTCAAACACTGTTAATTTTCTTAAGAAAGCTGTTTTATAG
- a CDS encoding VOC family protein has protein sequence MAVKYQPDMFHTVTPFLVVKDAAGVMEFAKKVFNAEEIMRMAMPDGTVAHGEIKIGDSIIMLGEAGGPYQPLPAMLYVYVKDVDAVYKKALEAGAESMQEPKDQFYGDRSGGVKDKAGIQWYISTHIEDVSPEELKRRSDEMMKQGN, from the coding sequence ATGGCAGTAAAATATCAACCGGATATGTTTCACACAGTTACTCCTTTTCTCGTGGTAAAAGATGCCGCAGGAGTAATGGAATTTGCAAAAAAAGTTTTTAATGCAGAAGAAATTATGAGAATGGCTATGCCCGATGGCACGGTTGCTCATGGAGAAATAAAGATAGGTGATTCGATAATTATGCTTGGTGAAGCAGGCGGACCATATCAGCCTTTGCCGGCAATGTTGTATGTATACGTTAAGGATGTAGATGCTGTTTATAAAAAAGCTTTGGAGGCAGGCGCAGAGTCAATGCAGGAACCAAAAGACCAGTTCTATGGAGACCGCAGTGGAGGAGTTAAAGACAAAGCAGGGATTCAATGGTATATATCAACACATATCGAAGATGTTTCTCCCGAAGAATTGAAACGCCGTTCAGATGAAATGATGAAACAGGGAAACTAA
- a CDS encoding helical backbone metal receptor: MKKILIFFLFFFISCNKSTQVSETPRIKVKDDLGEEISFDTLPKKIISLAPNITESIYFIDADSLLVGVTDFCDYPPQVSSKTKLGGYTNPNYEMITALKPDLILLTVEETSRPLYKALSDLGFKLMVHNPRTFDDIIRMIDAHGQATGKDESTKHLTDSLINLKSQIINDNNKNPLQDKNVFIVVGVNPLMTANKNTFLNEITGLAGLKNIYEEGIVQYPQINYEDVISKNPDYIILPGDTSNVSANEKYITELKSKLGITNAIKNDRIIIIDENLFFRPGPRILDAVQYIKYKLKQ; encoded by the coding sequence GTGAAAAAAATACTGATATTTTTTTTATTTTTTTTCATATCGTGTAACAAATCTACGCAAGTTTCTGAAACACCGCGCATTAAAGTAAAGGATGATTTAGGAGAAGAAATTTCATTTGATACTCTGCCTAAAAAAATTATTTCACTTGCGCCAAATATTACCGAGTCAATTTATTTTATTGATGCAGACAGTCTGCTTGTTGGTGTCACGGACTTTTGTGATTATCCTCCGCAAGTTTCATCAAAAACAAAATTGGGCGGATACACAAATCCGAATTATGAAATGATTACAGCATTGAAGCCGGATTTAATTTTGTTGACAGTTGAAGAAACCTCACGCCCGCTTTATAAAGCTTTATCAGATTTGGGTTTTAAACTTATGGTGCATAATCCAAGGACTTTTGATGACATAATCAGAATGATAGACGCTCATGGTCAGGCAACGGGAAAAGATGAGTCAACAAAACATCTTACCGATTCGCTTATAAATCTGAAATCCCAAATTATTAATGACAACAATAAAAATCCGCTGCAGGATAAAAATGTTTTTATTGTTGTTGGTGTAAATCCTTTGATGACCGCAAATAAAAATACTTTTCTGAATGAGATTACCGGTCTTGCGGGATTAAAAAATATTTATGAGGAGGGAATTGTTCAGTACCCTCAGATTAATTATGAGGATGTAATATCAAAAAATCCCGATTACATTATCTTGCCCGGTGATACTTCTAATGTATCAGCAAATGAAAAATATATTACTGAACTCAAATCAAAATTGGGCATAACAAATGCAATAAAAAACGATAGAATTATAATTATCGACGAAAATTTATTCTTTCGTCCCGGACCACGCATTTTAGATGCTGTGCAATACATTAAATATAAGCTAAAACAATAA
- a CDS encoding tetratricopeptide repeat protein, whose product MKTLEKNITKSFKIKTSILILLFTVAFANIALSQSDPDLERGYQLLNEGNNSEAAIVFEEYVTRNPGEIKIILQLAYIHKNLGNNGVAKKYFEYVVNNSPNTDDIAAARTELDMMNSTGSNPTISRLDEAYNLFNAGKVNEAAVIFEEQVRNNPSDTKTMLQLGYIYKSKGDYTKALEYFNKVYGASLKSDELKIATTEIADINTILNPKTQTTITGTTPVYSSSIGNDNLNKAYTLLNQGFKDAAIPYFEQYLISNPNDTKVQMQLAYLYYDVQQYTRAKERFQYVANNSASMEEKNQANSSITTINNMRSGSGIPQTVDIYFYNIYDTYQKNYISNFLGKYGFGVAKNLNMGIYVDAFLDSRSTAQNILNDRYVEAGGYVRYSITSYMSFEVRAGYVRQIDREKNSFNFKPILSFGNTFGSAPTFLNPGITKKEYLYLQFYGAILYDYKFRNMFGQGYLKEGLRFMMGGYSNFEFYLRQQGNVDSQNLPYNNYIEFAGGVGFQPNIKYFPTLFAEATNKIYFSQESQNTFQFRVGFLLGYFSQF is encoded by the coding sequence ATGAAAACCCTGGAAAAAAACATAACTAAAAGCTTTAAAATCAAAACAAGCATCTTAATATTGCTTTTTACGGTAGCTTTCGCAAACATTGCACTTTCACAAAGCGACCCTGACCTTGAAAGAGGTTATCAATTGCTGAATGAAGGTAACAATTCGGAAGCAGCAATAGTTTTTGAAGAATATGTGACAAGAAATCCCGGAGAAATTAAAATCATTCTCCAGCTTGCTTACATACACAAGAATCTCGGAAACAATGGTGTTGCGAAAAAATATTTCGAGTATGTTGTGAACAACTCACCTAATACTGATGACATTGCAGCAGCCAGAACGGAACTCGATATGATGAATTCAACCGGTTCCAATCCAACAATCAGCCGACTTGACGAAGCATATAATCTTTTCAATGCAGGCAAGGTAAATGAAGCGGCTGTTATATTCGAAGAGCAGGTAAGAAATAATCCAAGCGATACAAAGACTATGCTTCAGCTGGGCTATATTTACAAAAGCAAAGGTGATTATACTAAAGCTCTTGAGTATTTTAACAAAGTATACGGTGCATCATTAAAATCAGATGAATTGAAAATTGCAACAACCGAAATAGCTGACATAAATACAATTTTAAATCCAAAGACACAGACTACTATTACGGGAACGACACCGGTTTATTCTTCAAGCATCGGAAATGATAATCTCAACAAAGCATATACATTATTAAACCAGGGCTTTAAAGATGCGGCAATTCCTTACTTTGAACAATATTTAATTTCTAATCCAAACGATACGAAAGTTCAGATGCAGTTAGCATATTTATATTATGACGTTCAGCAGTATACACGAGCTAAAGAGAGATTCCAGTATGTTGCTAACAATTCTGCAAGTATGGAAGAAAAAAACCAGGCAAACAGTTCTATAACAACAATAAACAATATGAGAAGCGGTTCAGGCATTCCGCAGACCGTTGATATATATTTTTATAATATTTACGATACATATCAGAAGAATTATATATCAAACTTTCTTGGTAAATACGGATTCGGTGTAGCTAAAAATCTTAATATGGGTATTTATGTAGATGCGTTTTTGGACAGCCGTTCAACTGCGCAGAATATTCTGAATGACAGATATGTTGAGGCAGGCGGTTATGTGAGATATTCGATAACTTCTTATATGTCTTTCGAGGTCCGCGCAGGATATGTAAGACAAATTGACCGTGAAAAGAACAGCTTTAACTTTAAACCGATTTTATCTTTTGGAAATACTTTCGGAAGTGCTCCAACATTCTTAAACCCCGGTATAACGAAGAAAGAATATTTATACCTGCAGTTTTATGGTGCAATCTTGTATGATTACAAGTTCAGAAATATGTTTGGTCAGGGATATTTAAAAGAAGGATTAAGGTTTATGATGGGTGGATATTCAAATTTTGAATTTTATTTAAGACAACAAGGTAATGTAGATTCACAGAATTTACCTTATAATAATTATATAGAATTTGCAGGCGGAGTTGGTTTCCAGCCTAACATAAAATATTTTCCTACTTTGTTCGCTGAGGCAACAAATAAAATTTATTTCTCACAGGAATCACAAAATACGTTCCAATTTAGAGTGGGATTTTTACTGGGATATTTCTCCCAGTTTTAA
- a CDS encoding glycosyltransferase yields MVTEIFHVILWVTVVLLVVSGIDDLFMDIMFWFYRRKYKRNIPSFSEMISKPEKSIAIMIGAWHEDKVIGRTLTIALKKMRYQNYKFFLAVYPNDLKTVKVVREMARKDQRVVLCLNPQDGPTTKADNLNNAFTCVKEYEKQFGEFDIILIHDAEDFIHPLSLKLFNYLIMYKGNYAVQVPVIPIKSRLGKMFHRTMCDAFAELHTKDMIVRQTIGSYIPFAGTGMAFNRKAFHYLESQSLETEKKIEARRKAMGIKGPVTGSNIMKYYSDDEQEEISKLNESKEFQEEDPYPQYEDIPIPGYDDPEKSKNDKSSSPVRMMSVLILAMIFLGSMFVLFVNNATTSPSNDKNIIPGTAAVLKGQQGSKQTGKVINNHLVSNSNVTASSGDIMNFDINNIAKRNPDVNLNIVIDEYKDGTIRIQESAFGSIEQANARLGVIKNYAKSNKVLISQGNNSYRIIIGDFKTIDEAKTMAQKLRKTIK; encoded by the coding sequence ATGGTTACAGAAATATTTCACGTAATTCTCTGGGTAACGGTAGTCCTTCTGGTCGTCAGCGGTATAGACGACCTTTTTATGGACATAATGTTCTGGTTCTACAGAAGAAAATACAAGAGAAACATACCGAGCTTTTCCGAAATGATTTCAAAGCCGGAAAAATCAATCGCCATTATGATTGGTGCATGGCACGAAGATAAGGTAATCGGACGAACTCTGACTATTGCTCTCAAGAAGATGCGTTATCAGAATTATAAGTTCTTTCTTGCGGTATATCCGAATGACCTTAAAACAGTAAAAGTTGTTAGAGAAATGGCAAGAAAAGACCAGCGGGTTGTTCTTTGTTTGAATCCGCAGGACGGTCCTACAACAAAAGCCGATAATCTTAACAACGCTTTTACTTGCGTGAAGGAATATGAAAAGCAATTCGGCGAGTTTGATATTATCTTAATCCATGATGCGGAAGATTTTATACATCCGCTATCACTAAAGCTTTTTAATTATCTTATTATGTATAAAGGTAATTATGCCGTTCAGGTGCCTGTTATCCCGATTAAATCGCGTTTAGGAAAGATGTTTCACAGAACCATGTGTGACGCGTTTGCGGAACTGCACACAAAAGATATGATTGTTCGCCAGACAATTGGTTCTTATATACCGTTTGCAGGAACGGGTATGGCTTTTAACAGAAAAGCATTCCATTATCTTGAGTCACAGTCTCTTGAAACAGAAAAGAAAATTGAAGCACGCAGAAAAGCTATGGGCATCAAAGGACCTGTTACCGGTTCAAACATTATGAAATATTATTCTGATGATGAACAGGAAGAAATCAGCAAGCTAAATGAAAGTAAAGAGTTTCAGGAAGAAGACCCGTATCCGCAATATGAAGATATTCCGATTCCGGGATATGACGATCCTGAAAAAAGCAAAAACGATAAAAGCTCATCACCTGTCAGAATGATGAGTGTCCTTATCCTTGCAATGATATTCTTAGGTAGTATGTTTGTGCTGTTTGTAAATAATGCAACTACAAGTCCTTCAAATGACAAAAATATAATTCCGGGTACTGCAGCGGTATTAAAAGGTCAGCAGGGTTCAAAACAAACCGGAAAGGTTATTAATAATCATCTTGTCAGTAATTCCAATGTTACGGCTTCATCGGGTGATATTATGAATTTCGATATTAATAATATTGCTAAAAGAAATCCTGATGTTAACTTAAACATTGTTATTGACGAATATAAAGACGGAACGATTAGAATTCAAGAATCTGCTTTTGGAAGTATTGAGCAGGCGAACGCAAGACTTGGCGTAATAAAAAATTACGCAAAAAGTAATAAGGTACTGATTTCACAAGGAAATAATTCATATAGAATTATTATCGGTGACTTTAAAACCATTGATGAAGCTAAGACAATGGCACAGAAATTGCGAAAAACTATAAAGTGA
- a CDS encoding glycosyltransferase family 2 protein has protein sequence MSSYQITDIEIAQSSVDLLRKHVRQHNGHVLAKIDQAINWNGLIAPIEDTVKDAAELDKSFDLKLLVKSLVLKELYGLGEFPFENEVADRKSFQKFLNLEYGDVVPSNELLDEYHDYLKMAGKYDNMFDRFFKQLIDADIIPENDLFVDETTVETETVKENVKENDFDIPLLSEEINEPKSNLSVEDMIKEIEDRVKNIYEKKSPEEKKIFEKTGLVFEKQQEEIVKAPSAEKKQKVEVKLKEPVKQEEKKPTVAGRVEQTKKEAQQKSKNIYDKLSSIDDKIKSLNSTAEDTTSDISEIQQQLSEQIEQFAKTETKVEETTQQVKQSQDDLYKKLFESFYNQLKENKLISDTTELVVPGLEKEKVTETKITETIEKKEEKVEEKPMISPDFIEEQRTVESTGQTVPVVMRPKKREINLKEKKKYPIFNDANLTEDYELGLRFYKLGFKTSFVNLKTDREHGNTRIATGEYFPNTFWGSVKQRSRWLAGIVFQNWKIHGWGGSMKTKYFLLRDRKSILSFVGTALSYLCLIYFIVYAVTLALGYSSPMLKPIVGTTSPLWYLMLAATFFMVVRIFHRFAFTYNWYGFRYAFFSIFRMIIDNIVNLFAMMRAVKVYRQTKDKVVWDSTEHY, from the coding sequence ATGAGCAGCTATCAAATTACGGACATAGAAATTGCACAGAGCAGCGTTGACTTGCTCAGGAAGCACGTAAGGCAGCACAATGGTCATGTCCTCGCAAAGATTGACCAGGCAATAAACTGGAACGGTCTTATTGCTCCCATCGAAGATACTGTGAAAGATGCCGCGGAACTGGATAAGTCTTTTGACCTTAAGCTTTTGGTAAAGTCTCTTGTATTAAAAGAACTTTATGGATTGGGCGAGTTTCCTTTTGAGAATGAAGTTGCCGACAGAAAAAGCTTTCAGAAGTTTTTGAATCTTGAGTATGGTGACGTTGTACCGTCAAACGAATTGCTTGATGAGTATCATGATTATTTAAAGATGGCAGGGAAGTATGATAATATGTTCGACAGGTTCTTTAAGCAATTGATAGATGCCGACATAATTCCTGAAAACGATTTATTCGTCGATGAGACAACAGTAGAAACAGAAACGGTTAAAGAAAACGTCAAAGAAAATGACTTTGATATTCCGCTTCTTTCTGAAGAAATTAACGAACCTAAGTCAAATCTTTCTGTTGAAGATATGATTAAGGAAATTGAGGATAGAGTTAAAAACATATACGAAAAAAAATCTCCAGAAGAAAAGAAAATTTTTGAAAAAACCGGACTTGTTTTTGAAAAACAACAGGAAGAAATTGTAAAAGCACCTTCCGCTGAAAAGAAACAAAAAGTCGAAGTAAAACTAAAAGAACCGGTAAAACAAGAAGAAAAGAAACCGACTGTTGCAGGACGAGTAGAACAAACTAAAAAAGAAGCACAACAAAAATCAAAAAATATTTATGATAAACTTTCTTCCATAGATGATAAAATAAAATCTTTAAACTCAACTGCTGAAGATACAACTTCGGATATTTCTGAAATTCAGCAGCAGCTTTCAGAACAAATTGAACAATTTGCCAAAACTGAAACAAAAGTTGAAGAGACAACCCAACAGGTTAAACAAAGCCAGGATGACTTATACAAAAAATTATTTGAGTCATTTTATAATCAGTTAAAAGAAAATAAATTAATATCCGATACGACTGAATTAGTAGTACCAGGACTGGAAAAAGAAAAAGTTACTGAAACCAAGATAACTGAAACTATAGAAAAGAAAGAGGAGAAAGTCGAAGAGAAGCCAATGATTTCTCCGGACTTCATTGAAGAGCAGAGAACCGTTGAATCTACAGGACAAACAGTTCCGGTTGTCATGCGTCCTAAAAAACGTGAAATTAACCTTAAGGAAAAGAAGAAATATCCGATATTTAACGATGCTAACTTAACGGAAGATTATGAGCTTGGTTTAAGATTCTATAAGCTTGGCTTTAAAACATCATTTGTAAACTTAAAGACAGACAGAGAGCACGGAAACACAAGAATTGCAACAGGTGAATACTTCCCTAATACATTCTGGGGTTCAGTAAAACAGCGTTCAAGATGGTTAGCCGGAATAGTTTTCCAGAATTGGAAAATTCACGGATGGGGCGGTTCAATGAAAACGAAATATTTCTTACTGAGAGACAGAAAATCGATTCTCAGCTTCGTCGGAACTGCGTTATCTTACTTATGTCTGATATACTTCATAGTTTACGCTGTAACACTTGCGCTGGGATACTCTAGCCCTATGCTGAAGCCGATAGTCGGAACAACATCACCACTATGGTATCTGATGCTTGCAGCGACTTTCTTTATGGTAGTAAGGATATTCCACAGATTCGCTTTCACATATAACTGGTATGGATTCAGATATGCATTCTTCAGCATATTCAGAATGATAATCGATAACATAGTCAACTTATTCGCAATGATGAGAGCTGTGAAAGTTTACAGACAAACAAAAGATAAAGTAGTCTGGGATTCAACTGAGCATTACTAA